One Gemmatimonadales bacterium genomic window, CCCGGGTAAACGCTGCGGAGCCGCCTTGGCTTACCGGTCAGGTGGTTGAGCATGGTTTCCTGCGCGTTGGTCCCATCGAACGGCAACTCGCCGGTCAGCAGCTCAAAGGCCAGCACTGCGAGCGCAAAGATATCGCTTCGGTGGTCGATCGTTTTTCCGCGGATCTGCTCGGGGCTCATGAACTCCGGGGTGCCGAGCACGATGCCGGTGGCCGTGAGCTTGGAGATCTCGCCACCCGCGATTCGTTCTTTGGCCAGTCCGAAGTCCATGACGACGGCGCGTTCCCGGCTGGCTTCCGGCACCAGCATCACGTTCTCGGGTTTGAGGTCGCGATGCAGGATGCCTTGGTCGTGGGCGTGCTGGAGTCCGTGGGCAAGTTGTACCAGGATCGGTACCGCCTGCGCAGCTGGCATCGGTCCGGTCCGATTCTCTCGGGCCGCCAGGGTTTCGCCCTCCAGGAAGGGCATCACGAGGTAGGGCAGCGTGTTCGCTTCTCCGTAGGCCAGCAGGCCGCAGACGTTCGGGTGGTTGAGCTTGAGGGCCAGCTGGGCTTCCCGCTTGAGGCGGGCCACCGACTCCGGGTCATTGGCCAGGCGCGACATCAGCACCTTGACCGCGACGGCCTGATTCGTCTCACGGTCGACGGCCCGATAGACGTACGCCATCCCGCCCTCGCCCACC contains:
- a CDS encoding serine/threonine protein kinase, coding for MSSLRCPRCGTGYDAPARFCMKDGFPLIADGGESVVRPSPSRRASNLRLERPTASEPASALQGRIIDGRYAIERRVGEGGMAYVYRAVDRETNQAVAVKVLMSRLANDPESVARLKREAQLALKLNHPNVCGLLAYGEANTLPYLVMPFLEGETLAARENRTGPMPAAQAVPILVQLAHGLQHAHDQGILHRDLKPENVMLVPEASRERAVVMDFGLAKERIAGGEISKLTATGIVLGTPEFMSPEQIRGKTIDHRSDIFALAVLAFELLTGELPFDGTNAQETMLNHLTGKPRRLRSVYPGASEQLEQVIGKAMEHDPAARFPSMREFADALATTTRGRH